Proteins encoded together in one Thermomonospora curvata DSM 43183 window:
- a CDS encoding DoxX family protein, with translation MRTRPLHDRLYDVAALTARVGVGIVFLAHGWQKIQVGIIATSRSFAQMDVPAPTAAAIYATFTELLGGLALIAGLGLPIAGALLFADMAGALVFVHAGNGLFLVDQGTGTARGGFELVLALGAASLLFAAGGGGRISLDHRLFSRRRAAPGPVDAPQPPPPEPEPAPPPQDEPQPPETRGKRPPAKGRSKKQPDAPDAEPAPGGEPAARPRPASEIIEGTGPDDVFVAGRRKPRDDPGA, from the coding sequence ATGCGCACTCGGCCGCTGCACGACCGGCTGTACGACGTCGCCGCGCTGACGGCCCGGGTCGGCGTCGGAATCGTCTTCCTGGCCCACGGCTGGCAGAAGATCCAGGTGGGCATCATCGCCACCAGCCGCTCTTTCGCGCAGATGGACGTGCCGGCGCCGACCGCCGCCGCCATCTACGCCACGTTCACCGAACTGCTGGGCGGCCTGGCCCTGATCGCCGGGCTCGGCCTGCCGATCGCCGGCGCGCTGCTGTTTGCGGACATGGCCGGGGCGCTGGTGTTCGTCCACGCCGGCAACGGGCTCTTCCTGGTCGACCAGGGCACGGGCACGGCCCGGGGCGGTTTCGAACTCGTGCTGGCGCTGGGCGCGGCGAGCCTGCTGTTCGCCGCGGGCGGCGGCGGGCGCATCTCCCTGGACCACCGCCTGTTCTCCCGGCGCCGCGCCGCCCCCGGCCCGGTGGACGCGCCACAGCCGCCCCCGCCCGAGCCGGAACCCGCCCCGCCGCCGCAGGACGAGCCGCAGCCGCCCGAAACCCGCGGCAAACGCCCGCCCGCCAAAGGCCGCTCAAAGAAGCAACCGGACGCACCGGACGCCGAGCCCGCCCCCGGCGGCGAACCGGCCGCCCGGCCCCGCCCGGCCTCCGAGATCATCGAGGGCACCGGCCCGGACGATGTGTTCGTGGCCGGGCGGCGCAAACCGCGCGACGACCCCGGCGCCTGA
- a CDS encoding ribonuclease HII, which yields MTDALPGLEEPQAPARDPRRAGDEIERRLREAGAVRIAGVDEVGRGAWAGPVVVCAAIAGPGAPPSLPGRGGGTVHLTDSKLLTRAQREAFAEILPAWLEAHALGAAEPAEIDRVGMTEALRRAAVRALQALPHRPDAVILDGKHDVPGAPWRVHCQVGADRRSVSVAAASVLAKVHRDRLMARLEEEFPGYGFADSAGYPSPAHRRALQEHGPTPHHRLSWSYLDDLPRWRHLRKRHDPLTETGQLSLL from the coding sequence ATGACCGATGCGCTGCCGGGGCTGGAGGAGCCGCAGGCGCCGGCGCGGGATCCGCGGCGGGCCGGCGACGAGATCGAACGAAGGCTGCGCGAGGCCGGGGCGGTGCGGATCGCCGGGGTGGACGAGGTGGGCCGCGGCGCCTGGGCCGGGCCGGTGGTGGTCTGCGCGGCGATCGCCGGGCCCGGCGCGCCCCCGTCCCTGCCCGGCCGGGGCGGCGGCACGGTCCACCTGACCGACTCCAAGCTGCTCACCCGGGCCCAGCGGGAGGCGTTCGCCGAGATCCTGCCCGCCTGGCTGGAGGCGCACGCCCTCGGCGCCGCCGAACCCGCCGAGATCGACCGGGTGGGGATGACCGAGGCGCTGCGCCGGGCGGCCGTGCGGGCGCTGCAGGCGCTGCCGCACCGGCCCGATGCGGTGATCCTGGACGGCAAGCACGATGTGCCGGGCGCCCCGTGGCGGGTGCACTGCCAGGTGGGGGCCGACCGGCGCTCGGTGTCGGTGGCGGCCGCGTCCGTCCTGGCCAAGGTGCACCGGGACCGGCTGATGGCCCGCCTGGAGGAGGAGTTCCCCGGCTACGGGTTCGCCGACAGCGCCGGCTACCCCTCCCCCGCCCACCGGCGGGCGCTGCAGGAGCACGGGCCGACCCCCCACCACCGGCTGTCCTGGTCGTACCTCGATGACCTGCCGCGATGGCGGCACCTACGTAAACGTCACGACCCGTTGACCGAAACGGGACAACTCTCGCTTCTTTAG
- a CDS encoding TerD family protein has product MSMPKGANVPVPVPVVRVEMGWTQGPGVPDADISALLLAAGRVRGDDDFVFYNQPRHPSGAVRHEGKRRGSLCRDVLWVDLTRVEPQIETIVIAASADGGAFARFHGLHVRVLDASNGAEVARFDCTGATTETALVLGELYRRRGVWKFRAVGQGYDTGLAGLATDFGITVDDAPGPPPPPAAQPPVRPAGLGKISLTKDAPAVSLTKQGATAGNMRVNLVWKARPGAARGPLGKLRRGIDLDLDLCCLWELTDGRKGIVHAIGDFGSLHRPPYIQLDRDDRIGGSDTGENLTINLDHAAEFRRILVFAEIYDGAPDFRGVEATATLYPVGSPPIEMKISGCRDGSRDVVLALIENVGGELVVRREGRFIQPPPGRPRWGKVEVDRAYGWGLRWVATRGKD; this is encoded by the coding sequence ATGAGTATGCCCAAGGGCGCCAACGTCCCGGTGCCGGTTCCCGTCGTCCGGGTCGAGATGGGATGGACGCAGGGCCCGGGAGTGCCCGACGCGGACATCTCGGCATTGCTGCTGGCGGCGGGCAGGGTCCGCGGCGACGACGATTTCGTGTTCTACAACCAGCCGCGGCATCCGTCCGGGGCGGTACGGCATGAGGGAAAGCGGCGGGGTTCGCTCTGCCGGGACGTGCTGTGGGTGGATCTGACGCGGGTCGAACCGCAGATCGAGACCATCGTGATCGCCGCCTCCGCCGACGGCGGCGCCTTCGCCCGGTTCCACGGGCTGCATGTGCGGGTGCTGGATGCCTCCAACGGCGCCGAGGTGGCGCGTTTCGACTGCACCGGCGCCACCACGGAGACGGCGCTCGTGCTGGGCGAGCTGTACCGCAGGCGGGGCGTCTGGAAGTTCCGGGCCGTCGGGCAGGGCTACGACACCGGCCTGGCGGGGCTGGCCACGGATTTCGGCATCACGGTGGACGATGCGCCCGGCCCGCCTCCGCCCCCCGCCGCGCAGCCCCCGGTGCGGCCGGCCGGCCTCGGCAAGATCTCGCTGACCAAGGACGCTCCCGCGGTCTCGCTGACCAAGCAGGGCGCCACCGCCGGCAACATGCGGGTCAATCTGGTCTGGAAGGCCCGTCCCGGGGCGGCCAGGGGGCCGCTGGGCAAACTCCGCCGCGGCATCGACCTGGATCTGGACCTGTGCTGCCTGTGGGAGTTGACCGACGGCAGAAAAGGCATCGTCCACGCCATCGGTGATTTCGGCTCGCTGCACCGCCCGCCCTACATCCAGCTCGACCGCGATGACCGCATCGGCGGCAGCGACACCGGCGAGAATTTGACGATCAATTTGGATCATGCCGCCGAGTTCCGGCGGATCCTGGTCTTCGCCGAGATCTACGACGGTGCCCCGGACTTCCGGGGGGTGGAGGCCACCGCGACCTTGTATCCGGTCGGTTCACCGCCGATCGAGATGAAGATAAGCGGCTGCCGCGACGGCTCCCGCGACGTCGTCTTGGCGTTGATCGAGAACGTGGGCGGGGAGCTGGTGGTTCGCCGGGAGGGCCGTTTCATCCAGCCGCCGCCGGGCCGTCCCCGCTGGGGCAAGGTGGAGGTCGACCGCGCCTACGGCTGGGGCCTGCGGTGGGTGGCGACCCGCGGTAAGGACTGA
- a CDS encoding ferredoxin reductase family protein, whose product MTTVRSSPAGTRDARRAACAPPARRIGPHALLALIAGGAAGVLALWWVNTPPASGPGALIAGAGRITGLLAGYGCAVLLLLMARVPALDRGVGTDRLARWHAFGGRYVVGLAVAHTLLAIWGYSVNTRTGLASGAATVVLDQPDMLKATVATVLLVGVGGISARTVRRRLPYEAWQLLHLATYLAIFLGFFHVLSNGDEFVGNRPARLAWYALYLVTAALLVWYRLITPVRRGLRHRLRVLGVRPEAPGVVSVYLTGAHLEELRAEPGQFFRWRFWAPGLWWTASPYSLSAPPSPHRLRITVKDVGGHSGALARLRPGTRVWAEGPYGGFTAGRRPRRKALLVAGGVGITPLRTLFETLPGDAVLLYFARRPEDLALRAELEEIAGRRPGRVHCFVDEPAAHSCPLTTCALRRLVPDVADRDVYLCGPPGMMQAVIRALRRAGVRRRHIHYESFEF is encoded by the coding sequence GTGACGACCGTCCGCTCCAGCCCCGCCGGAACGCGCGATGCCCGGCGAGCCGCCTGCGCGCCGCCCGCCCGGCGGATCGGCCCGCACGCGCTGCTCGCCCTGATCGCCGGCGGGGCGGCCGGGGTGCTGGCGCTGTGGTGGGTCAACACCCCGCCGGCGTCCGGGCCGGGCGCCCTGATCGCCGGGGCCGGGCGGATCACCGGGCTGCTGGCCGGGTACGGCTGCGCCGTCCTGCTGCTGCTGATGGCCCGGGTGCCGGCGCTGGACCGGGGCGTGGGCACCGACCGGCTGGCCCGCTGGCACGCCTTCGGCGGGCGCTATGTCGTCGGGCTGGCCGTCGCCCACACCCTGCTGGCGATCTGGGGTTATTCGGTCAACACCCGCACCGGCCTGGCGAGCGGGGCGGCGACCGTGGTGCTGGACCAGCCGGACATGCTCAAGGCCACCGTCGCGACGGTGCTGCTGGTCGGCGTCGGCGGCATCTCCGCCCGCACCGTCCGCCGCCGCCTGCCGTATGAGGCCTGGCAGCTGCTGCACCTGGCCACCTATCTGGCGATCTTCCTGGGCTTCTTCCACGTGCTGTCCAACGGCGATGAGTTCGTCGGGAACCGCCCGGCCCGGCTGGCCTGGTATGCGCTCTACCTCGTCACGGCGGCGCTGCTGGTGTGGTACCGCCTCATCACCCCGGTGCGGCGCGGCCTGCGGCACCGGCTGCGGGTGCTGGGGGTCCGCCCCGAGGCCCCCGGCGTCGTCTCGGTGTACCTCACCGGCGCGCACCTGGAGGAGCTGCGCGCCGAACCCGGCCAGTTCTTCCGGTGGCGTTTTTGGGCCCCCGGCCTGTGGTGGACCGCCTCCCCCTACTCGCTGTCGGCGCCGCCGTCCCCGCACCGGCTGCGCATCACCGTCAAGGACGTCGGAGGCCACAGCGGCGCGCTGGCCCGGCTGCGCCCCGGCACCCGGGTGTGGGCGGAGGGCCCCTACGGCGGGTTCACCGCGGGACGGCGCCCGCGGCGCAAGGCGCTGCTGGTGGCCGGCGGCGTCGGCATCACCCCGCTGCGGACGCTGTTCGAGACGCTGCCGGGCGATGCGGTGCTGCTGTACTTTGCGCGCCGCCCCGAGGACCTGGCGCTGCGCGCCGAGCTGGAGGAGATCGCCGGCAGGCGGCCGGGCCGCGTCCACTGCTTCGTGGACGAACCGGCGGCCCACTCCTGCCCGCTGACCACCTGCGCGCTGCGGCGGCTGGTGCCGGATGTGGCCGACCGCGACGTCTACCTGTGCGGGCCTCCCGGCATGATGCAGGCCGTCATACGGGCCCTGCGGAGAGCCGGAGTGCGGCGCCGGCACATCCACTACGAGTCGTTCGAGTTCTGA
- a CDS encoding TY-Chap domain-containing protein gives MDWTDFAQRLTRELMHLPIDAFVIVQGPGGLPYVQAMRYRNGLHAEAVSSDYLPEPLTAKQESRLSQMGWLAPDGQARRNWWCRVMLPADIADITPEQAAECGELADRMVGAFSDVYGISSVAELTYEASRGGEQPAFLPMPGLGIPAAGTPAEEELLSWTEFTEQLAGELASMEPEMVIVISHRLQESYYVQAFRDAQRVRAEAVSGRALPPSAPAFDARTEERLAAAGWRPPGEHPNWTCELPAGASPEEYRRLAAMMVTALRDVQLAGNPADLVYEAFIGASHVELTEFGIPLADPARVDVRRASRPLPGRTPPEQPPPAAEQAPAAGFASPAAAAPLSPSDVEAELVAAKSRGDQAGYLGVLLRCVLYVPVTEDGQPVTADYRDGTYVLAFTSPEDMDWALGGKLMDYRRTTFTELALNWQRPDWQLAINTRLPSAAYIDTSTILQTAERARGGSPVPPASRAPAADSPGPERTGRSATESGTVAWSALVKRPDEPAAGQGSPAEDETAASSSESRSGTADALQGDPLEKEAVAAGTGRSATAADSPKDRSPAADVLQTGASPNVAPSPPPDRPAEPAQPAGDEAAGPSAPHEPSPAGDPPPRVAEGPAAGRSAAPSGTREQAGDKAADDVPEAGVVMQKVIRPDHVVHYLEGGYDWVAGRIYRLQDVSGLRTAGQLIGELGLDREGSAFSPGDAQVFVIRWPVLKPALLRPVPPAAGSTVPAFRTGSQRLPHGAEMFAIDQLGNETFLAVYDADVRGWIRIEEAVQ, from the coding sequence TTGGACTGGACCGATTTCGCACAGCGGCTGACCCGTGAGCTGATGCACCTGCCGATCGACGCGTTCGTCATCGTGCAGGGCCCGGGCGGCCTTCCGTACGTGCAGGCCATGCGCTACCGGAACGGGCTGCACGCCGAGGCGGTCAGCAGCGACTACCTGCCCGAGCCGCTGACCGCCAAGCAGGAATCGCGCCTGTCCCAGATGGGCTGGCTGGCCCCTGACGGCCAGGCCCGCCGCAACTGGTGGTGCCGGGTCATGCTGCCGGCCGACATCGCCGACATCACCCCCGAGCAGGCCGCCGAGTGCGGTGAGCTGGCCGACCGCATGGTCGGTGCGTTCAGCGACGTGTACGGGATCTCCTCGGTGGCCGAGCTGACCTATGAGGCGAGCCGGGGCGGCGAGCAGCCGGCCTTCCTGCCGATGCCCGGCCTGGGCATCCCGGCGGCCGGAACTCCGGCCGAAGAGGAGCTGCTGAGCTGGACGGAGTTCACCGAGCAGCTGGCGGGCGAGCTGGCGTCGATGGAGCCGGAGATGGTGATCGTGATCTCGCACCGGCTCCAGGAGAGCTACTACGTGCAGGCGTTCCGGGACGCGCAGCGGGTGCGGGCGGAGGCGGTCAGCGGGCGGGCCCTGCCGCCGTCGGCGCCCGCCTTCGACGCCCGCACCGAGGAGCGGCTGGCCGCGGCGGGCTGGCGGCCGCCGGGCGAGCATCCCAACTGGACCTGCGAGCTGCCGGCCGGCGCCTCCCCGGAGGAGTACCGGCGGCTGGCGGCGATGATGGTCACCGCGCTGCGGGACGTCCAGCTGGCGGGCAACCCCGCCGATCTGGTGTACGAGGCGTTCATCGGCGCCTCCCACGTGGAGCTGACCGAGTTCGGCATTCCCCTCGCCGACCCCGCCCGGGTGGACGTGCGCCGGGCGAGCCGGCCGCTGCCGGGGCGGACGCCCCCCGAGCAGCCGCCGCCCGCCGCGGAGCAGGCCCCCGCCGCGGGTTTCGCCTCCCCCGCCGCGGCGGCCCCGCTTTCGCCGAGCGATGTGGAGGCGGAGCTGGTCGCCGCCAAGTCCCGCGGGGACCAGGCCGGGTACCTGGGAGTGCTGCTGCGGTGCGTGCTGTATGTGCCGGTCACCGAGGACGGGCAGCCGGTCACCGCCGACTACCGCGACGGGACGTACGTGCTGGCGTTCACCTCCCCGGAGGACATGGACTGGGCGCTCGGCGGCAAGCTGATGGACTACCGGCGCACCACGTTCACGGAGCTGGCGCTCAACTGGCAGCGCCCGGACTGGCAGCTGGCGATCAACACCAGGCTGCCGAGCGCCGCCTACATCGACACCAGCACCATCCTGCAGACCGCCGAGCGGGCCCGCGGGGGATCGCCGGTGCCGCCCGCCTCCCGGGCACCCGCCGCGGACTCCCCCGGCCCGGAACGCACCGGCCGGTCCGCCACCGAGAGCGGCACGGTGGCCTGGAGCGCCTTGGTCAAGCGGCCCGATGAGCCCGCCGCCGGGCAGGGCTCACCGGCCGAAGACGAAACGGCCGCCTCCTCCTCTGAAAGCCGGTCCGGGACGGCCGATGCCCTCCAGGGCGACCCTTTGGAGAAGGAGGCCGTGGCCGCGGGCACCGGCCGGTCCGCCACCGCCGCGGACTCCCCCAAAGACCGTTCCCCGGCCGCGGACGTTCTCCAGACCGGCGCGTCCCCGAACGTCGCGCCTAGCCCGCCGCCGGACCGGCCCGCCGAGCCCGCCCAGCCGGCAGGAGACGAGGCCGCCGGCCCGTCCGCCCCGCACGAGCCCTCCCCGGCCGGCGATCCGCCTCCGCGGGTCGCGGAAGGCCCGGCCGCCGGCCGGAGCGCCGCGCCCTCCGGCACCCGCGAGCAGGCCGGTGACAAGGCCGCCGACGATGTTCCGGAGGCGGGCGTGGTCATGCAGAAGGTCATCAGACCCGACCACGTCGTCCACTACCTGGAGGGCGGCTACGACTGGGTCGCCGGCCGCATCTACCGGCTGCAGGACGTCAGCGGCCTGCGGACGGCCGGGCAGCTGATCGGCGAGCTCGGGCTGGACCGGGAGGGCTCGGCGTTCTCGCCCGGCGACGCGCAGGTGTTCGTGATCCGCTGGCCGGTGCTCAAGCCGGCCCTGCTGCGGCCCGTTCCCCCGGCCGCCGGCTCGACGGTGCCGGCGTTCCGCACCGGCAGCCAGCGGCTGCCGCACGGGGCGGAGATGTTCGCCATCGATCAGCTGGGCAACGAGACGTTCCTGGCCGTCTACGACGCCGACGTCCGCGGCTGGATCCGGATCGAGGAGGCCGTGCAGTGA
- a CDS encoding aldo/keto reductase, producing the protein MTVPDITLNNGVRMPQLGFGVFQIPDDEAEQAVATALRVGYRSIDTAAIYRNERGVGRALRASGVPREEVFITTKLWNSQHDYDAALAAFDKSMARLGLDVLDLYLIHWPVPAQNKYLEAWRALRRLQEEGRVRAIGVSNFTVEALTRVIEDSGVVPAVNQIELHPRLAQAELRAFHAEHGIATEAWGPLGQGKGLLEDPVPARLAAKHGRTPAQVVLRWHLQLGNIVIPKSVTPSRIAENFQVFDFELDEEDMAEIATMDVGERLGFDPATMNIT; encoded by the coding sequence ATGACCGTTCCTGACATCACCCTCAACAACGGCGTGCGGATGCCGCAGCTGGGTTTCGGGGTGTTCCAGATCCCCGACGACGAGGCCGAGCAGGCGGTGGCGACGGCGCTGCGGGTCGGCTACCGCAGCATCGACACCGCGGCGATATACCGCAACGAACGGGGCGTCGGCCGCGCCCTGCGCGCGTCGGGGGTGCCGCGCGAGGAGGTGTTCATCACCACCAAGCTGTGGAACTCCCAGCACGACTACGACGCGGCGCTGGCGGCCTTCGACAAGAGCATGGCGCGGCTCGGCCTGGACGTGCTGGACCTGTACCTGATCCACTGGCCGGTGCCCGCGCAGAACAAGTACCTGGAGGCCTGGCGGGCGCTGCGGCGGCTGCAGGAAGAGGGACGGGTGCGCGCCATCGGGGTGTCCAACTTCACCGTCGAGGCGCTGACCAGGGTGATCGAGGACTCCGGGGTGGTGCCGGCCGTCAACCAGATCGAGCTGCACCCCCGCCTGGCGCAGGCGGAGCTGCGGGCCTTCCACGCCGAGCACGGCATCGCCACCGAGGCGTGGGGGCCGCTGGGCCAGGGCAAGGGGCTGCTGGAGGACCCGGTGCCGGCCCGGCTGGCCGCCAAGCACGGCAGGACTCCCGCCCAGGTGGTGCTGCGCTGGCATCTTCAGCTGGGCAACATCGTGATCCCCAAGTCGGTGACGCCGTCGCGGATCGCCGAGAACTTCCAGGTGTTCGACTTCGAGCTCGACGAGGAGGACATGGCCGAGATCGCCACGATGGACGTGGGGGAGCGCCTGGGGTTCGATCCGGCCACGATGAACATCACCTGA
- a CDS encoding AAA family ATPase, with translation MPCEVGGSPPRPAAGSALRDLFERARWRYFQIQPGLRLLGGAVLIAVAVAVTVLAHLPAAVVAGTAGALAAVLAVCHLTMRSPAGMAVAAVVACWAAVSVPLGQQYPRPGHHGLLLALLGVPVAFGAVRLRGYAPWRTVLLALTAAGLVAAALARPLHALHVAPAWITALAILGYRWEQSRRAVPAEAYDTGWVQEQQAATGRGDEAEPGAGEAVTAGVPPATQAAYEQLAAAELREPAEEAPQISVGDALAELEAMIGLEPVKRQVRSIAAAIEAAHLRAAAGVPTEKPLRHFVFVGPPGTGKTTVARVLAGIFYAFGLLPRPTVVEAQRADLVGEHLGATAIKTNRLIDSALGGVLFIDEAYGLVNAADGQVDRFGNEAVQTLLKRAEDDRDNLVIILAGYEAQMAEFLDSNPGLASRFSTRVRFPSYTPEELLRIAEYHTGLREDRLDEEAVRRLRARFEEVCRRGLIDELGNGRFVRSLTEAAARARDVRVVGSGAWSGRRPTAEELVTVRAEDVEAAFAEVTEQYRGYDETPTLQEALASLDAMIGLEPVKRQVREIAAQLQVAQMRAERGLPTRPPMRHFVFVGPPGTGKTTVARVLGRVFAALGLLARPTVVEAHRVDLVGEHLGATAIKTNRVIDSALGGVLFIDEAYALDNPGYSGGDAFGAEAVQTLLKRAEDDRDRLVVVLAGYEADMDRFLRSNPGLASRFDVRVVFPSYGPDELLKIAQVIAEQGGDRWDEAALDDLAGIFQRVCGLGRIDELGNGRFARSLYERACASRALRAARLGAAATPADLTVLTAEDVRAAYTELQPRRR, from the coding sequence ATGCCATGCGAGGTCGGCGGATCCCCTCCCCGCCCGGCGGCGGGGAGCGCGCTGCGGGATCTGTTCGAGCGCGCCCGCTGGCGCTACTTCCAGATCCAGCCGGGGCTGCGCCTGCTGGGCGGGGCGGTGCTGATCGCCGTGGCGGTCGCCGTCACCGTGCTGGCCCACCTGCCCGCCGCCGTCGTGGCGGGGACGGCGGGCGCGCTGGCGGCCGTGCTGGCCGTCTGCCACCTGACCATGCGCTCACCGGCCGGCATGGCCGTGGCGGCGGTGGTGGCCTGCTGGGCGGCGGTGTCCGTCCCGCTGGGCCAGCAGTATCCCCGGCCCGGCCACCACGGCCTCCTGCTGGCGTTGCTGGGGGTGCCCGTGGCGTTCGGCGCGGTCCGGCTGCGGGGGTATGCGCCCTGGCGCACCGTGCTGCTGGCGCTGACGGCCGCGGGGCTGGTGGCCGCCGCCCTGGCCCGCCCGCTGCACGCGCTGCACGTGGCGCCCGCCTGGATCACCGCGCTGGCGATCCTCGGCTACCGCTGGGAGCAGTCCCGCCGCGCCGTGCCCGCCGAGGCCTACGACACCGGCTGGGTGCAAGAGCAGCAGGCCGCCACCGGCCGCGGGGACGAGGCGGAGCCCGGCGCGGGCGAGGCGGTCACCGCCGGGGTCCCCCCGGCCACTCAGGCCGCCTACGAGCAGCTCGCCGCGGCCGAGCTGCGCGAGCCCGCCGAGGAGGCCCCGCAGATCTCGGTGGGGGACGCGCTGGCCGAGCTGGAGGCGATGATCGGGCTGGAGCCGGTCAAACGGCAGGTCCGCTCGATCGCCGCCGCCATCGAGGCCGCCCACCTGCGCGCCGCCGCCGGAGTGCCCACCGAAAAGCCGCTGCGGCATTTCGTGTTCGTCGGCCCGCCGGGCACCGGCAAGACCACCGTGGCGCGGGTGCTGGCCGGCATCTTCTATGCGTTCGGGCTGCTGCCCCGCCCCACGGTGGTGGAGGCCCAGCGGGCGGACCTGGTCGGCGAGCACCTGGGCGCCACCGCCATCAAGACCAACCGGCTGATCGACTCGGCCCTCGGCGGGGTGCTGTTCATCGACGAGGCCTACGGGCTGGTCAACGCCGCCGACGGCCAGGTGGACCGGTTCGGCAACGAGGCCGTGCAGACCCTGCTCAAACGCGCCGAGGACGACCGGGACAACCTGGTGATCATCCTGGCCGGCTACGAGGCGCAGATGGCCGAGTTCCTGGACTCCAACCCGGGACTGGCCTCCCGGTTCAGCACCCGGGTGCGGTTTCCCTCCTACACCCCCGAGGAGCTGCTGCGGATCGCCGAATACCACACCGGGCTGCGAGAGGACCGGCTGGATGAGGAGGCCGTCCGCCGGCTGCGCGCCCGTTTCGAGGAGGTGTGCCGCCGCGGCCTCATCGACGAGCTCGGCAACGGCCGGTTCGTGCGGTCGCTGACCGAGGCGGCCGCCCGCGCCCGGGACGTGCGGGTGGTCGGCTCCGGCGCCTGGTCGGGCCGCCGGCCCACCGCCGAGGAACTGGTGACGGTGCGGGCCGAGGACGTGGAGGCCGCCTTCGCCGAGGTCACCGAGCAGTACCGGGGCTATGACGAGACCCCCACCCTGCAGGAGGCGCTCGCCTCGCTGGATGCGATGATCGGGCTGGAGCCGGTCAAGCGGCAGGTCCGGGAGATCGCCGCGCAGCTGCAGGTCGCCCAGATGCGCGCCGAGCGCGGCCTGCCCACCCGGCCCCCCATGCGGCATTTCGTGTTCGTCGGCCCGCCGGGCACCGGCAAGACCACCGTGGCGCGGGTGCTGGGCCGGGTGTTCGCCGCGCTCGGGCTGCTGGCCCGCCCGACGGTGGTGGAGGCCCACCGGGTCGACCTGGTCGGCGAGCACCTGGGCGCCACCGCCATCAAGACCAACCGGGTGATCGACTCGGCGCTCGGCGGGGTGCTGTTCATCGACGAGGCCTACGCCCTGGACAACCCCGGCTACAGCGGCGGCGACGCCTTCGGCGCCGAAGCCGTGCAGACCCTGCTCAAACGCGCCGAGGACGACCGGGACCGCCTGGTGGTCGTGCTGGCCGGCTACGAGGCCGACATGGACCGCTTCCTGCGCTCCAACCCCGGCCTGGCCTCCCGGTTCGACGTGCGGGTGGTGTTCCCCTCCTACGGGCCCGATGAACTGCTGAAGATCGCCCAGGTCATCGCCGAGCAGGGCGGGGACCGCTGGGACGAGGCCGCCCTGGACGACCTGGCCGGCATCTTCCAGCGGGTCTGCGGGCTGGGCCGCATCGACGAGCTCGGCAACGGCCGCTTCGCCCGTTCCCTGTACGAGCGGGCCTGCGCCTCCCGGGCGCTGCGCGCCGCCCGCCTCGGCGCCGCCGCCACGCCCGCCGACCTGACCGTGCTGACCGCCGAGGACGTCCGCGCCGCCTACACCGAGCTGCAGCCCCGCCGCCGCTGA